Proteins encoded by one window of Melanotaenia boesemani isolate fMelBoe1 chromosome 10, fMelBoe1.pri, whole genome shotgun sequence:
- the si:dkey-246g23.4 gene encoding monocarboxylate transporter 13 isoform X2: MWQKPVQVNMDPPVKARNRRVVVEPSAVPDGGYAWFILLSCFLVFGLTFGVIKAFGVFYVDIHQYFETTAAGTSWITSIAVATVHIVAPLASALSARYSHRSVVIMGGLMCSTGVVLGAFARNLIELYLTAGFLNGFGYALTWTPTVTMLGMYFEKRRPVANALASSGECIVTFILTPLFQLLIDTFSWRGALLILGGLQLNLCVCGMLLRPLKATRDGTYVNEVKAGEEGLSLQLLLKEDLDDIKPGFQTERELHISEGSDQNKNKKFLEEAKVIPNLTKDYTNNSKRTEVRTTVLKYVDYTLITNARFMVYSMFGVFAALGFFAPSLFLVPYARSKGIEEYQAASLMSISAVLDLFGRVFFGWLANLRLVETVQQLTITVILLGTVLLLCPLASSFSELVAFSAAHGLVYGATVAIHITVLPEVVGVQRLGSALGFFMLIRSSGGLLGPPVAGFFIDKMDNYGTGFLMSGAALIVSALFLLILHQMNRRSQGVKSYGTHTDKAGRRAEGKEHDMSLK; the protein is encoded by the exons A tgtgGCAGAAACCAGTGCAAGTCAACATGGACCCTCCAGTGAAGGCTCGGAACAGACGGGTGGTTGTGGAACCGTCAGCAGTTCCTGATGGGGGCTACGCCTGGTTCATCCTGCTCTCTTGCTTCCTTGTCTTTGGTCTTACCTTTGGGGTGATTAAAGCTTTTGGTGTGTTTTATGTTGACATACACCAATACTTTGAAACCACAGCAGCAGGAACATCATGGATCACCTCTATTGCAGTGGCGACCGTTCACATTGTGG CTCCGCTAGCATCTGCGCTGAGTGCTCGTTACAGCCATCGTTCTGTAGTAATAATGGGAGGACTGATGTGCAGCACTGGTGTTGTTCTGGGGGCTTTTGCTCGTAACCTGATTGAACTCTACTTAACAGCAGGTTTCCTAAATG GTTTTGGCTATGCATTAACCTGGACCCCAACAGTCACCATGCTTGGCATGTACTTTGAGAAAAGGCGTCCAGTGGCAAATGCCTTGGCTAGCTCTGGAGAGTGCATTGTTACATTTATCCTCACTCCTCTGTTCCAGCTGTTGATTGACACCTTCTCCTGGAGAGGTGCTTTGCTAATCCTGGGGGGTTTGCAGCttaacctgtgtgtgtgtggtatgctGCTGAGACCCCTGAAAGCCACAAGAGATGGTACTTATGTAAATGAAGTCAAAGCAGGAGAGGAAGGCTTGTCTCTGCAACTGCTCTTAAAAGAGGACTTGGATGATATCAAGCCAGGCTTTCAAACTGAGAGAGAACTTCACATATCAGAAGGATCtgatcaaaacaaaaataagaagttTCTTGAAGAAGCCAAGGTGATACCTAACTTGACTAAAGACTacacaaacaattcaaagaggACAGAAGTACGGACCACAGTCCTTAAGTATGTAGATTATACCCTCATCACAAATGCCCGATTCATGGTCTATTCTATGTTCGGTGTATTTGCTGCTCTGGGTTTCTTTGCTCCATCTTTGTTCCTGGTTCCATACGCTCGGAGTAAGGGGATTGAGGAGTACCAAGCAGCTTCACTCATGTCCATCTCTGCAGTGTTGGACCTCTTTGGAAGGGTGTTCTTTGGCTGGTTGGCAAACCTGAGACTCGTGGAGACG GTGCAGCAGCTGACGATTACTGTGATTCTGCTGGGTACCGTGCTACTCCTGTGCCCACTAGCCAGCTCATTCTCAGAGCTGGTTGCTTTCAGTGCAGCTCACGGCCTGGTGTACGGTGCAACTGTCGCCATCCATATCACTGTGCTGCCTGAGGTTGTGGGCGTCCAGAGACTTGGAAGCGCTCTGGGGTTTTTCATGCTCATACGTAGCAGCGGAGGCCTGCTTGGACCCCCAGTTGCTG GGTTCTTCATTGACAAGATGGACAATTATGGGACAGGTTTCCTGATGTCTGGAGCGGCTCTCATTGTCTCAGCTTTGTTCCTGCTCATCCTCCATCAGATGAACCGGAGGAGTCAGGGTGTAAAGAGCTATGGCACGCATACGGACAAAGCAGGACGAAGAGCAGAAGGAAAAGAACATGACATGAGTTTGAAATGA
- the si:dkey-246g23.4 gene encoding monocarboxylate transporter 13 isoform X1, with the protein MLEDSGKDIVSTVWQKPVQVNMDPPVKARNRRVVVEPSAVPDGGYAWFILLSCFLVFGLTFGVIKAFGVFYVDIHQYFETTAAGTSWITSIAVATVHIVAPLASALSARYSHRSVVIMGGLMCSTGVVLGAFARNLIELYLTAGFLNGFGYALTWTPTVTMLGMYFEKRRPVANALASSGECIVTFILTPLFQLLIDTFSWRGALLILGGLQLNLCVCGMLLRPLKATRDGTYVNEVKAGEEGLSLQLLLKEDLDDIKPGFQTERELHISEGSDQNKNKKFLEEAKVIPNLTKDYTNNSKRTEVRTTVLKYVDYTLITNARFMVYSMFGVFAALGFFAPSLFLVPYARSKGIEEYQAASLMSISAVLDLFGRVFFGWLANLRLVETVQQLTITVILLGTVLLLCPLASSFSELVAFSAAHGLVYGATVAIHITVLPEVVGVQRLGSALGFFMLIRSSGGLLGPPVAGFFIDKMDNYGTGFLMSGAALIVSALFLLILHQMNRRSQGVKSYGTHTDKAGRRAEGKEHDMSLK; encoded by the exons ATGCTGGAGGATTCAGGAAAGGATATAGTCTCTACAG tgtgGCAGAAACCAGTGCAAGTCAACATGGACCCTCCAGTGAAGGCTCGGAACAGACGGGTGGTTGTGGAACCGTCAGCAGTTCCTGATGGGGGCTACGCCTGGTTCATCCTGCTCTCTTGCTTCCTTGTCTTTGGTCTTACCTTTGGGGTGATTAAAGCTTTTGGTGTGTTTTATGTTGACATACACCAATACTTTGAAACCACAGCAGCAGGAACATCATGGATCACCTCTATTGCAGTGGCGACCGTTCACATTGTGG CTCCGCTAGCATCTGCGCTGAGTGCTCGTTACAGCCATCGTTCTGTAGTAATAATGGGAGGACTGATGTGCAGCACTGGTGTTGTTCTGGGGGCTTTTGCTCGTAACCTGATTGAACTCTACTTAACAGCAGGTTTCCTAAATG GTTTTGGCTATGCATTAACCTGGACCCCAACAGTCACCATGCTTGGCATGTACTTTGAGAAAAGGCGTCCAGTGGCAAATGCCTTGGCTAGCTCTGGAGAGTGCATTGTTACATTTATCCTCACTCCTCTGTTCCAGCTGTTGATTGACACCTTCTCCTGGAGAGGTGCTTTGCTAATCCTGGGGGGTTTGCAGCttaacctgtgtgtgtgtggtatgctGCTGAGACCCCTGAAAGCCACAAGAGATGGTACTTATGTAAATGAAGTCAAAGCAGGAGAGGAAGGCTTGTCTCTGCAACTGCTCTTAAAAGAGGACTTGGATGATATCAAGCCAGGCTTTCAAACTGAGAGAGAACTTCACATATCAGAAGGATCtgatcaaaacaaaaataagaagttTCTTGAAGAAGCCAAGGTGATACCTAACTTGACTAAAGACTacacaaacaattcaaagaggACAGAAGTACGGACCACAGTCCTTAAGTATGTAGATTATACCCTCATCACAAATGCCCGATTCATGGTCTATTCTATGTTCGGTGTATTTGCTGCTCTGGGTTTCTTTGCTCCATCTTTGTTCCTGGTTCCATACGCTCGGAGTAAGGGGATTGAGGAGTACCAAGCAGCTTCACTCATGTCCATCTCTGCAGTGTTGGACCTCTTTGGAAGGGTGTTCTTTGGCTGGTTGGCAAACCTGAGACTCGTGGAGACG GTGCAGCAGCTGACGATTACTGTGATTCTGCTGGGTACCGTGCTACTCCTGTGCCCACTAGCCAGCTCATTCTCAGAGCTGGTTGCTTTCAGTGCAGCTCACGGCCTGGTGTACGGTGCAACTGTCGCCATCCATATCACTGTGCTGCCTGAGGTTGTGGGCGTCCAGAGACTTGGAAGCGCTCTGGGGTTTTTCATGCTCATACGTAGCAGCGGAGGCCTGCTTGGACCCCCAGTTGCTG GGTTCTTCATTGACAAGATGGACAATTATGGGACAGGTTTCCTGATGTCTGGAGCGGCTCTCATTGTCTCAGCTTTGTTCCTGCTCATCCTCCATCAGATGAACCGGAGGAGTCAGGGTGTAAAGAGCTATGGCACGCATACGGACAAAGCAGGACGAAGAGCAGAAGGAAAAGAACATGACATGAGTTTGAAATGA
- the si:dkey-246g23.4 gene encoding monocarboxylate transporter 13 isoform X3: MDPPVKARNRRVVVEPSAVPDGGYAWFILLSCFLVFGLTFGVIKAFGVFYVDIHQYFETTAAGTSWITSIAVATVHIVAPLASALSARYSHRSVVIMGGLMCSTGVVLGAFARNLIELYLTAGFLNGFGYALTWTPTVTMLGMYFEKRRPVANALASSGECIVTFILTPLFQLLIDTFSWRGALLILGGLQLNLCVCGMLLRPLKATRDGTYVNEVKAGEEGLSLQLLLKEDLDDIKPGFQTERELHISEGSDQNKNKKFLEEAKVIPNLTKDYTNNSKRTEVRTTVLKYVDYTLITNARFMVYSMFGVFAALGFFAPSLFLVPYARSKGIEEYQAASLMSISAVLDLFGRVFFGWLANLRLVETVQQLTITVILLGTVLLLCPLASSFSELVAFSAAHGLVYGATVAIHITVLPEVVGVQRLGSALGFFMLIRSSGGLLGPPVAGFFIDKMDNYGTGFLMSGAALIVSALFLLILHQMNRRSQGVKSYGTHTDKAGRRAEGKEHDMSLK, encoded by the exons ATGGACCCTCCAGTGAAGGCTCGGAACAGACGGGTGGTTGTGGAACCGTCAGCAGTTCCTGATGGGGGCTACGCCTGGTTCATCCTGCTCTCTTGCTTCCTTGTCTTTGGTCTTACCTTTGGGGTGATTAAAGCTTTTGGTGTGTTTTATGTTGACATACACCAATACTTTGAAACCACAGCAGCAGGAACATCATGGATCACCTCTATTGCAGTGGCGACCGTTCACATTGTGG CTCCGCTAGCATCTGCGCTGAGTGCTCGTTACAGCCATCGTTCTGTAGTAATAATGGGAGGACTGATGTGCAGCACTGGTGTTGTTCTGGGGGCTTTTGCTCGTAACCTGATTGAACTCTACTTAACAGCAGGTTTCCTAAATG GTTTTGGCTATGCATTAACCTGGACCCCAACAGTCACCATGCTTGGCATGTACTTTGAGAAAAGGCGTCCAGTGGCAAATGCCTTGGCTAGCTCTGGAGAGTGCATTGTTACATTTATCCTCACTCCTCTGTTCCAGCTGTTGATTGACACCTTCTCCTGGAGAGGTGCTTTGCTAATCCTGGGGGGTTTGCAGCttaacctgtgtgtgtgtggtatgctGCTGAGACCCCTGAAAGCCACAAGAGATGGTACTTATGTAAATGAAGTCAAAGCAGGAGAGGAAGGCTTGTCTCTGCAACTGCTCTTAAAAGAGGACTTGGATGATATCAAGCCAGGCTTTCAAACTGAGAGAGAACTTCACATATCAGAAGGATCtgatcaaaacaaaaataagaagttTCTTGAAGAAGCCAAGGTGATACCTAACTTGACTAAAGACTacacaaacaattcaaagaggACAGAAGTACGGACCACAGTCCTTAAGTATGTAGATTATACCCTCATCACAAATGCCCGATTCATGGTCTATTCTATGTTCGGTGTATTTGCTGCTCTGGGTTTCTTTGCTCCATCTTTGTTCCTGGTTCCATACGCTCGGAGTAAGGGGATTGAGGAGTACCAAGCAGCTTCACTCATGTCCATCTCTGCAGTGTTGGACCTCTTTGGAAGGGTGTTCTTTGGCTGGTTGGCAAACCTGAGACTCGTGGAGACG GTGCAGCAGCTGACGATTACTGTGATTCTGCTGGGTACCGTGCTACTCCTGTGCCCACTAGCCAGCTCATTCTCAGAGCTGGTTGCTTTCAGTGCAGCTCACGGCCTGGTGTACGGTGCAACTGTCGCCATCCATATCACTGTGCTGCCTGAGGTTGTGGGCGTCCAGAGACTTGGAAGCGCTCTGGGGTTTTTCATGCTCATACGTAGCAGCGGAGGCCTGCTTGGACCCCCAGTTGCTG GGTTCTTCATTGACAAGATGGACAATTATGGGACAGGTTTCCTGATGTCTGGAGCGGCTCTCATTGTCTCAGCTTTGTTCCTGCTCATCCTCCATCAGATGAACCGGAGGAGTCAGGGTGTAAAGAGCTATGGCACGCATACGGACAAAGCAGGACGAAGAGCAGAAGGAAAAGAACATGACATGAGTTTGAAATGA